From one bacterium genomic stretch:
- a CDS encoding BamA/TamA family outer membrane protein, translating into MGTALVVALATAQYSDFGENKVQTRDYEFQTYETQHFRVLFYPGGEGLAEFAARSAEEYYAKTSGDLGVEVEGKIPLILYLSPGQFSETNVITDVIDEGVGGFSEVIKNRIVIPFDGSYSNLHHVIGHELTHIFEFQMYYHSKLASLLGAVDEFEIPLWVTEGFAEYQSGWVNISSDDFMRDLVISNRLVPLDNLSDEMGYLVYREGESFFRYVEQKYGRKKVYEFMHALQSRRSVDGAFASTFGVSVKRFSTDWEEYLRVKYWPQITRLDNFKILAKRLTNHAEDGSVYNTAPAISPSGTKIVMISDRLEYTDVYVISAFDGRVLKRLVKGERSGGFESMHLLRPGAAWSPDENSIAVVTTSAGRDNLALVDYETGKVKRRIYGNLDAIYSPRFSPDGRKIVFVGIKNGFSDIYTADVDGGEPTRVTYDVYDDRDPVFSPGGDSIAFISDRPDEGAVWSPGQYAVWIRDTSGVVNRLTARGGEISHPEFSHSGQYLLYAASDSASNIYVYSLATNRVVRRTDLLGDASYLTLSRDDRKLAFAYFSNVGWDVAEILDPLVNIPSDSGKQYIPPLDTFRFDKNGLDFSQVKPVGFNLSLDYASGAASYGTGSAGGFEGLVDIAFSDMLGDSRFEVYTDLYGNILNSDFIFQYWYLPQRIDYGFTFYQLQDIRRYDPGYMLEGALNRGLSMLGAYPFNRFVRAEIGPTAYYSNVERDTWVNYPEVPEPGWYQDSTWNEVDFYGEAALVFDNTYWDNNGPARGTRARIGLDAYIPFLSARQSQDVFFDVRNYQRLGRRFVFASRLQGIASFGADADEYYVGGIQFLEYAPGQLVVRGYQPAEFYQDCGPEAAAFSLEFRYPFIDRFKMAFPLPIEFGGIRGVAFLDGGMVAPGNPNDTFRLWNSSQGKLDNLKLGVGFGARVTISYFLLKFDFAKPLSTTDDNGWKFILGLGTDF; encoded by the coding sequence GTGGGAACGGCCCTTGTCGTCGCGCTGGCCACCGCGCAGTACTCGGACTTCGGCGAGAACAAGGTGCAGACGCGCGACTACGAGTTCCAGACCTACGAGACTCAACACTTCCGTGTGCTGTTCTATCCGGGCGGCGAAGGACTGGCTGAGTTTGCCGCACGTTCAGCCGAGGAATACTATGCCAAGACTTCCGGTGACCTCGGAGTCGAGGTCGAAGGGAAGATACCGCTCATACTGTATCTCTCTCCCGGGCAGTTCAGCGAGACCAACGTAATAACCGACGTAATTGACGAAGGCGTAGGCGGATTCTCCGAGGTGATCAAGAACCGCATCGTGATTCCCTTTGACGGGTCGTACAGCAATCTGCACCATGTTATCGGGCATGAGTTGACTCACATCTTCGAGTTCCAGATGTACTACCACTCGAAGCTCGCGTCGTTGCTTGGAGCGGTCGACGAATTCGAGATTCCACTCTGGGTGACCGAGGGTTTCGCCGAGTATCAGTCCGGCTGGGTCAACATCAGTTCGGACGACTTCATGCGCGATCTGGTCATCAGCAACCGGCTGGTGCCGCTCGACAACCTGTCGGATGAGATGGGCTACCTGGTCTATCGGGAGGGCGAATCCTTCTTCCGCTACGTGGAGCAGAAGTACGGCCGCAAGAAAGTGTACGAGTTCATGCACGCGCTCCAGAGCAGACGCAGTGTCGACGGCGCGTTTGCCTCGACGTTCGGTGTCTCGGTCAAGCGCTTCAGCACGGACTGGGAGGAGTATCTGCGGGTGAAGTACTGGCCGCAGATAACCAGGCTCGACAACTTCAAGATTCTGGCGAAGCGTCTCACCAACCATGCGGAGGACGGGTCGGTGTACAACACGGCTCCGGCGATCTCGCCAAGTGGTACCAAGATAGTGATGATATCCGACCGGCTCGAGTATACTGATGTGTATGTGATATCCGCATTTGACGGCAGGGTCTTGAAGCGTCTGGTTAAGGGTGAAAGGTCCGGTGGGTTTGAGTCGATGCACCTCCTCCGGCCCGGTGCGGCCTGGTCTCCCGACGAGAACTCGATCGCAGTAGTGACGACAAGCGCCGGCCGGGACAATCTTGCGCTGGTCGACTACGAAACGGGCAAGGTCAAGCGCCGGATATACGGCAACCTCGACGCCATATACAGCCCGCGGTTTTCTCCCGACGGCCGGAAGATTGTATTTGTCGGTATCAAGAACGGATTCAGTGACATCTACACGGCCGACGTCGACGGCGGCGAGCCAACGCGGGTGACGTACGACGTGTACGACGACCGTGACCCGGTATTCTCGCCGGGCGGAGACTCGATCGCCTTCATTTCCGACCGGCCGGACGAGGGTGCAGTCTGGAGCCCCGGACAGTACGCGGTCTGGATCAGAGATACGTCCGGCGTGGTGAACAGGCTGACGGCCCGTGGCGGCGAGATCTCGCACCCGGAGTTCTCTCATTCCGGTCAGTATCTGCTTTACGCGGCATCGGACTCGGCCAGTAATATCTACGTCTACTCGCTTGCCACGAACCGCGTCGTCCGACGTACGGACCTGCTGGGTGATGCTTCCTACCTTACGCTCTCGCGCGACGACCGTAAACTCGCGTTCGCCTACTTCTCAAACGTCGGTTGGGACGTCGCCGAGATTCTTGACCCACTCGTGAACATACCTTCGGATTCAGGCAAGCAGTACATACCTCCGCTTGACACATTCAGATTCGACAAGAACGGGCTTGACTTCAGTCAGGTCAAGCCGGTCGGATTCAATCTCTCGCTTGACTATGCGTCAGGGGCAGCATCATACGGTACCGGTTCAGCGGGCGGGTTCGAGGGGCTGGTCGACATAGCGTTCAGCGACATGCTCGGCGACAGTCGATTTGAGGTATACACCGACCTCTACGGCAATATCCTCAACTCGGATTTCATCTTCCAGTACTGGTACCTGCCGCAACGGATTGACTACGGGTTCACGTTCTACCAACTTCAGGATATCCGCCGCTATGACCCGGGCTACATGCTCGAGGGAGCACTCAACCGGGGTTTGTCAATGCTGGGCGCTTATCCATTTAACCGCTTTGTCAGGGCCGAGATCGGCCCGACTGCGTACTACAGCAATGTTGAACGTGATACCTGGGTGAACTATCCCGAAGTGCCTGAACCGGGCTGGTACCAGGACAGCACGTGGAACGAAGTTGATTTCTACGGCGAGGCGGCACTGGTCTTCGATAATACATACTGGGACAACAACGGTCCGGCCCGAGGCACCAGAGCCAGGATTGGCCTCGATGCATACATCCCATTCCTTTCCGCAAGGCAGTCGCAGGATGTTTTCTTCGACGTCAGGAACTACCAGAGACTGGGGAGGCGGTTCGTATTCGCAAGCCGGCTGCAGGGCATAGCGAGCTTCGGTGCTGACGCTGACGAGTATTACGTCGGAGGGATCCAGTTCCTTGAATACGCGCCCGGACAGTTGGTGGTAAGGGGCTACCAGCCGGCTGAGTTCTACCAAGACTGCGGTCCCGAGGCCGCCGCCTTCAGCCTTGAGTTCCGCTATCCATTCATCGACCGGTTCAAGATGGCATTCCCTCTGCCCATCGAATTCGGAGGCATTAGAGGCGTGGCTTTTCTCGACGGTGGGATGGTCGCGCCCGGCAATCCCAACGATACATTTCGCTTGTGGAACAGCAGTCAGGGAAAGCTCGACAACCTGAAGCTGGGAGTAGGATTCGGGGCGAGGGTGACGATTTCCTATTTCCTGCTGAAGTTCGACTTCGCAAAACCGCTCTCCACCACCGATGACAACGGCTGGAAGTTCATCCTTGGGTTGGGCACGGATTTCTAG